A genome region from Macrotis lagotis isolate mMagLag1 chromosome 4, bilby.v1.9.chrom.fasta, whole genome shotgun sequence includes the following:
- the HMX3 gene encoding homeobox protein HMX3, translated as MPEPGQEPSATPSTQPPQPPPPPPPPPPPPPPPPPPPPKDSPFSIKNLLNGDHHRAPPKQQQPPRTLFAPASAAAAAAAAAAAKGALEGAAGFALSQVGDLAFPRFEIPAQRFALPAHYLERSPAWWYPYTLTPAGGHLPRPEAAEKSLLRDSSPASGTDRDSPEPLLKPDPDKELDSKSPDEIILEESDSEEGKKEEAPAGAGAGPAGPGGEDWKKRADSPEKKPCRKKKTRTVFSRSQVFQLESTFDMKRYLSSSERAGLAASLHLTETQVKIWFQNRRNKWKRQLAAELEAANLSHAAAQRIVRVPILYHENSAAEGSGATGAPVPVSQPLLTFPHPVYYSHPVVTSVPLLRPV; from the exons ATGCCGGAGCCGGGACAAGAGCCCTCCGCCACCCCCAGCACCCAGCCTCCCCAACCTCCGCCGCCGcctcccccgccgccgccgcctcccccgCCACCTCCACCGCCACCGCCCAAGGACTCCCCGTTCTCCATCAAGAACCTGCTCAACGGAGACCACCACCGGGCGCCCCCCAAGCAGCAGCAGCCCCCAAGGACGCTCTTCGCCCCGGCTTcggccgccgcggccgccgcggCCGCGGCTGCGGCCAAAGGGGCCTTGGAAGGCGCCGCCGGCTTTGCGCTCTCGCAGGTGGGCGATTTGGCTTTCCCCCGCTTTGAGATCCCAGCGCAGAGGTTTGCGCTCCCCGCGCACTATCTGGAGCGGTCTCCAGCCTGGTGGTACCCCTACACCCTGACCCCCGCGGGGGGACATCTGCCCAGACCAGAAG CGGCCGAGAAGTCCCTCCTGCGAGACTCGTCCCCAGCTTCGGGCACAGACAGAGACTCCCCCGAGCCGCTGCTCAAGCCGGACCCGGACAAGGAGCTGGACTCCAAGAGCCCGGACGAGATCATCCTCGAGGAGAGCGACTCGGAGGAAGGCAAGAAGGAGGAGGCGCCGGCCGGAGCCGGCGCCGGGCCCGCGGGCCCGGGCGGCGAGGACTGGAAGAAGCGGGCCGACAGCCCGGAGAAAAAGCCCTGCCGGAAGAAGAAGACGCGCACGGTCTTCTCCCGGAGCCAGGTCTTCCAGCTGGAGTCCACCTTCGACATGAAGCGCTACCTGAGCAGCTCGGAGCGCGCGGGCCTGGCCGCCTCCCTGCACCTCACAGAGACCCAGGTGAAGATCTGGTTCCAGAACCGCCGGAACAAGTGGAAGCGGCAGCTGGCGGCCGAGCTGGAGGCCGCCAACTTGAGCCACGCGGCCGCGCAGCGCATCGTGCGGGTGCCCATCCTCTACCACGAGAACTCAGCTGCCGAGGGCTCCGGGGCGACCGGGGCCCCGGTGCCAGTCAGCCAGCcgctcctcaccttcccccacccGGTGTACTACTCTCACCCGGTCGTCACGTCGGTGCCGTTGCTGCGGCCGGTCTGA